Sequence from the Rhabdothermincola salaria genome:
ATGGGTGAGACCGCCGACATCGCGTCGGCCGCGCTGTTCCTCACCAGCGACCTGGCGGCCTACGTCACCGGGCGCACCGTCGTGGTCGACGGCGGCGTCGACGCCAAGTTCCCGTACCCGGTCACCTTGTGACCCGAGCCGCGGGCGAGGCCACGGTTTCCGGGCTCCCGAGGGGGATGAGTAGTCTCGGGCCCGCCCCGACGCTCTCGATCCCCCCGCTGGAGGACTTGTGAAGACCCCCGTACGCGTTGCCGTCACCGGCGCCGCCGGCCAGATCGGCTACAGCCTGTTGTTCCGCATCGCCAGCGGCCAGATGCTCGGCGAGGACCAGCCGGTCATCCTCCAGCTCCTCGACATCACCCCGGCCCTCGACGCCCTGCGCGGTGTGGCCATGGAGCTCGACGACTGCGCCTTCCCGCTGCTCGAGGGCATCGTGCAGACCGACGACCCCGACGTCGCCTTCGGCGACGTCGACTACGCCCTGCTGGTCGGCGCCCGCCCCCGTTCCAAGGGCATGGAGCGCAAGGACCTCCTCGAGGCCAACGGGGCCATCTTCACGGTGCAGGGCAAGGCGCTCTCCGACAGCGCCTCCAAGGACGTGCGCGTGCTGGTCGTGGGCAACCCGGCCAACACCAACGCCCTCATCGCCATGAACAACGCGCCGAACATCGACAACGGTCGCTTCACCGCCATGACCCGCCTCGACCACAACCGGGCCATGGCCCAGCTGGCCGCCAAGACCGGCACCACCGTGCGCGACATCACCAAGATGACCATCTGGGGCAACCACTCGGCCACCCAGTACCCCGACCTCTTCCACGCCGAGGTCAAGGGCCAGAACGCCGCGGCGCTGGTGGACGACCAGGCCTGGCTCGAGGGCGAGTTCATCCCCACCGTGCAGCAGCGGGGCGCCGCCATCATCGAGGCCCGTGGCCTGTCCAGCGCCGCGTCGGCGGCCAACGCGGCCATCGACCACATGCGCACCTGGGCCCTGGGTTCGCCCGAGGGCGACTGGGTCTCCATGGCCATCCCCTCCGACGGCAGCTACGGCGTGCCCGAGGGCCTCATGTCGTCGTTCCCGGTCACCTGCTCCGGTGGCGAGTACTCCATCGTGCAGGGCCTCGACATCGACGAGTTCTCCCAGGGTCGCATCGACGCCACCGTCACCGAGCTGACCGAGGAGCGCGACGCGGTGAAGGACCTGGGTCTGATCTGACCCGCCCTACCTGCGGACGAGAGCGACCCGACCGGGGCCGGCCGTCGAGGCCGGCCCCCGTCGCGCCCAGGGTGCCCCGTCCGGTCCCCCCCCTCGGGACTACTTCAGGAACTTGCTGGTGGTGTTGTCGGCCAGGACCTTGCCGCCGGTCTGGCACGTCGGGCAGTAGTTGATGGTGTAGCTGGTGTACTCGATGGCGCGGATCACGTCGCCACAGACCGGGCAGTCCTCGCCGTCGCGGTGGTACACGTGGCCGGGGCGCTCGGCGGACTTGCTCATGGCGTCGCGGTCGCGTTCGACGGCCAGGGCGTCGGCGATGCAGTCCCCGATGGCGGCGTGCAGCCGCTCGACGTCTTCGTCGCCCAGCTTGGTGGTGGTGGCGAACGGCGAGAGCCGGGCTCGGTGGCAGACCTCGCTGGCCAGGCGGCGGCCGATGCCGGCGATGCGCCGCTGGTCGCGCAGGAACCCGTGCACCCGCATGGGCCCCTCGGTGAGCGAGGTGCGCAGCTCGTCGAGCGTGAGCTCGGCGGCGTCGGGCCCGAGGCCCTCGAGGGGAGGCTGGGCGGTGATCTCACCGGCCACGACCCACACGCCGGCGCGCTTCTCCTTGGCCATCTCCGAGAGCAGGAGGGCGCGGCCGTCGGCGAACGTCCAACGGGCCAGGCCGCCCCTGGGCTTGGCCGCCTGCTTCTCGTCGGGAGTCAGCCGGCCGCCCTGCATCAGGTGCACGACGAAGGTCGCGGGCTCGAACCGCACCAGGAGGTACTTGCCGAGGCGGTCGATGCCGCGCAGCGGGTGGCCGATCGCGTCGTCGGGCGCGGGGAGCACGGTCTTGAGGGCGGTGAAGGTGAGGGCGCGGAACCCCGAGAGCTCGGCGCCGGCGAAGTGCTCGGTCAGCCGTTCGGCGTGGGCCTGGAGCTCAGGCAGTTCGGGCACGTCGTCACCGGGTGGTGCGGGCTCGGAGCTCGGCGAGGGCGTCGTCGAGGTCGCCGAGCGCACTCTGGTGGGCGATGAGGGCACCGGTGTCGCCACCGACGCGGAGCCGTCCGGCCATGAACGCCGCCTGGGCGCTCTCGGCGCCCGACTGCACGGCCCACGCCGTGTCGACATCGCAGCTGAAGGTGACGTCTGGTGAGGGGTGGGGTCCGACGGTCCAGCGGATGCCCTCGGGCCCGAGCTCCACGTGCCAGGTGACGTCGTCGGCCCCGTCGGTGTGCACGATCTGTTGGATCACCACGGCCGGCGCGACGGCGACGTCCTGGAGCGCTCGGCTCCCGGCCACGGCGGACGACGCAGCCTCCAGCCATTCGGCGGAGAGGTAGGTGGGCATCGCTCGCAGGCTACCGGGACCGGCATCCGGGGGTGCCGGGATCAGGCAACGGAACCGGTGTCCGGCGAAGCAACATGGAGAAATATTACGACAGGCCACTATTTCGTGAGCGGAGCAACTGTTGTCAGGGTGAAGTTGCACTGTCGGCGCGACTGTGGCATCTATGGCGGATGGCAAAACGAGCCCCGGATCGACCTGGTGAACTGAACAACAAGCTGATGCGGGTGGCCCGAGCGCATCGGACCCTCGCCGCGTCGCTGCTGACCCAGGTGGGCCTGCACCCCGGTCAGGAAGCGCTCCTCATGGAGCTGTGGGACGAAGACGGCCGCACCCAGGCCAACCTGGCCGCCGCCCTCGGGGTGGAGCCGCCCACCGTCACCAAGATGCTCCAGCGCATGGAGGCCTCCGGGCTGGTGGACCGTCGCCCCGACGCCACCGATCGTCGGGCCATCCGGGTGCACCTCACCCCGAAGGGGCGCAAGCTCAAGACCAAGGTCGACAAGCTCTGGACCGAGCTGCAGAGCCGTACGGTGGCCGGGTTGTCCGACCGCCAGCAGGCGTCGCTCAGGTCGTTGCTCAACTCCCTCGAGGCCAACCTCACCACCTGAGGGCCCGCCCCGGCGCGGGCTCGAGGCCATCCGAGGGGGCGACTCCCTGTCGCACCGGTGGTCGGTAAGGTGCCGACGAAGGTCGTGTGACCAAAGGAGCGAACCGTGGGACTTCTCGACAACCTCAAGCAGGGCGCCAACAGCCTGGCCACATCGGTCAACGACACCGTGGCCAAGGGCCAGCAGTCGATGGATCAGAGCGGGGCGCGCAAGCACGCCGACGCCCTCCTGCGCGATCTCGGTGCGCTGGTGTACGCCCGCGACACCGAACGGGGCGGACCTTCCGCCGAGGCCGACATCGAGCGCCTCACCGCCGACCTGCGGGCCGTCGAGGCCCAGGGCGTGACCCTCGACCTGCAGCCCAAGGCCGGGCCCCCGCCGGGCGCGGCCCCTCCCCCTCCCGGTGCCGGCACCCCGCCGCCGCCTCCTGGTGGGGCGAGCACCCCGCCGCCGCCTCCTGGTGGGGCGAGCACCCCGCCGCCGCCTCCTGGTGGGGCGAGCACCCCGCCGCCGCCCCCGGGCGCAGCCAGCACCCCCCCTCCGGCGCCGGGTGCCTCCGAGGCCACGCCGCCCCCCACGGTGGAGGCCAGCCCGCCCCCGCCGCCGGCGGACGAGGCCAGCCCGCCCCCGCCGCCCCCTGGTTCGGTGGCCCCTCCGCCGCCCCCCGGCAGCGTCGGTTCCTGACCGACGCTTCGCCCACGGCCGGCCCAACGGGCGGCGCCGCGCCGCGTCCGGCGCGCACCCGTGCCGTCGATACTCGGCGATCTCGACCATCGCCAGCTCCTGAGCGCCGAGGGATCGGTTCCGACCCGCCGTCGGACTGGACGCCCCCACCCTGCGGTGGGGGCGTCGTCGCGTGCTGGCGGTGCCGATCGGGGCGCGGCGCTCAGCGGCGCGCTGATCAGCGGGGCCTGCGCTGGTCAGCGCACCTGGCGCCGGTCAGGCGGGGGAGCTGGCGGGCCGTACGGCGAGGTCGTCGCCTCCACTGGTGGTGCGATCGTCTCGTCTGGTGCCCGGGTTCGGTCCGCTGGTCGACCCGACGGCGGCCTCGTCGGGGTCTGAGGATCGCGGCGTGTCGTCGACGGCGCCGGCCTCTCGTTCCATGCGAGCGGCGACCAGCTCGGGCACGTCGGGCTGGGTGCGCAGCGAGCGCCAGGCGACCAGGCCGGCGAACAGGGCGGTGATGCCGCCCAGGGCGATGGCCCACCGCACGCCGAACACCTGGGCCACCCAGCCGACGATCGGACCCCCGATGGGGGTCGAACCCACGAAGGCCACCGTGTAGAGGGCCATGACCCGGCTGCGCATGGCGGGGTCCGCCGTGAGCTGGAGGGTCGAGTTGGCCATGGTCAGGAACATGACGCTGCCCACTCCCATGAGGGGCAGGACCACCAGGGCGGTGGCGAAGGTGGGGGCGAAGGCGAGGGCCAGGGTGACCGCTCCCAGTCCGGCGGCGGCTGTGGTGAGGCGTCGGTGCGACGGTTGGGTGCGGGTGGCGAAGACCAGGCCGCCCACCACTGCCCCCACGCTCATCGCGCTCTGCAGGAGCCCGAAGCCGTCGGCGCCCGTCTGGAAGGTCTCGCGGGCCAACACGGGGAGGGTGATCTGGTTCTCGTAGGTGAGCAGGCCGATGGCCAGCATCATCAACAGGGGGGTGCGCAGCCCTGGGGTCGACCACACGATGCGCAGACCCTCGCGGAGCTGTCCCTTGGCCCGGGCGACCGGCGGGGCGGTCTCGAGCTCGTCGGTGCGCATCATC
This genomic interval carries:
- a CDS encoding MFS transporter, whose translation is MQRELRTTFSALGVRNYRLYFTGLIVATTGRWMQMIAQAWLVLELSDDNAAVLGLVTAMQWLPILLIGPWAGVLADRVDKRRLLIATQSATAALGIGLGVAVLADVASLGLVMGFAAALGLVTAADMPARQSFLLEMVGSDRLTNAVSLNTVTMNIGRLVGPAIAGLVISYWDLAICFLANGLSFGATIVALMMMRTDELETAPPVARAKGQLREGLRIVWSTPGLRTPLLMMLAIGLLTYENQITLPVLARETFQTGADGFGLLQSAMSVGAVVGGLVFATRTQPSHRRLTTAAAGLGAVTLALAFAPTFATALVVLPLMGVGSVMFLTMANSTLQLTADPAMRSRVMALYTVAFVGSTPIGGPIVGWVAQVFGVRWAIALGGITALFAGLVAWRSLRTQPDVPELVAARMEREAGAVDDTPRSSDPDEAAVGSTSGPNPGTRRDDRTTSGGDDLAVRPASSPA
- a CDS encoding MarR family winged helix-turn-helix transcriptional regulator, which produces MAKRAPDRPGELNNKLMRVARAHRTLAASLLTQVGLHPGQEALLMELWDEDGRTQANLAAALGVEPPTVTKMLQRMEASGLVDRRPDATDRRAIRVHLTPKGRKLKTKVDKLWTELQSRTVAGLSDRQQASLRSLLNSLEANLTT
- a CDS encoding malate dehydrogenase, which encodes MKTPVRVAVTGAAGQIGYSLLFRIASGQMLGEDQPVILQLLDITPALDALRGVAMELDDCAFPLLEGIVQTDDPDVAFGDVDYALLVGARPRSKGMERKDLLEANGAIFTVQGKALSDSASKDVRVLVVGNPANTNALIAMNNAPNIDNGRFTAMTRLDHNRAMAQLAAKTGTTVRDITKMTIWGNHSATQYPDLFHAEVKGQNAAALVDDQAWLEGEFIPTVQQRGAAIIEARGLSSAASAANAAIDHMRTWALGSPEGDWVSMAIPSDGSYGVPEGLMSSFPVTCSGGEYSIVQGLDIDEFSQGRIDATVTELTEERDAVKDLGLI
- a CDS encoding SCP2 sterol-binding domain-containing protein, which gives rise to MPTYLSAEWLEAASSAVAGSRALQDVAVAPAVVIQQIVHTDGADDVTWHVELGPEGIRWTVGPHPSPDVTFSCDVDTAWAVQSGAESAQAAFMAGRLRVGGDTGALIAHQSALGDLDDALAELRARTTR
- a CDS encoding DNA-formamidopyrimidine glycosylase family protein, whose product is MPELPELQAHAERLTEHFAGAELSGFRALTFTALKTVLPAPDDAIGHPLRGIDRLGKYLLVRFEPATFVVHLMQGGRLTPDEKQAAKPRGGLARWTFADGRALLLSEMAKEKRAGVWVVAGEITAQPPLEGLGPDAAELTLDELRTSLTEGPMRVHGFLRDQRRIAGIGRRLASEVCHRARLSPFATTTKLGDEDVERLHAAIGDCIADALAVERDRDAMSKSAERPGHVYHRDGEDCPVCGDVIRAIEYTSYTINYCPTCQTGGKVLADNTTSKFLK